The following are from one region of the Paenibacillus sp. KS-LC4 genome:
- a CDS encoding dCMP deaminase family protein — MAIAGQDAERKDWDTYFMDIAYMVSTRSRCPRRHVGAVLVQGKKLLGTAYNGAPMGVQDCSEAGCMITEEWEIKQENGAEQMVKKQRCIRTIHAEQNLLLFTDRADREGSTVYVTDQPCWTCANMLANSGIKEIVYHRGYPKDSEKVVTLMGHLGIAFRLLEGYEPPPQAGMSVIS; from the coding sequence ATGGCAATAGCAGGGCAAGACGCCGAACGTAAAGACTGGGACACGTATTTTATGGACATTGCTTATATGGTATCGACGCGCTCACGCTGCCCGAGGCGGCATGTGGGAGCTGTACTGGTGCAGGGCAAGAAGCTGCTTGGCACCGCATATAATGGAGCGCCAATGGGCGTTCAGGACTGCTCGGAGGCGGGCTGTATGATTACGGAGGAATGGGAAATCAAGCAGGAGAACGGCGCGGAGCAAATGGTTAAAAAGCAGCGCTGCATTCGCACGATCCATGCGGAGCAAAATTTGCTGCTGTTTACCGATCGCGCTGACCGTGAAGGCTCGACGGTATATGTAACAGACCAGCCTTGCTGGACTTGCGCGAATATGCTCGCGAACAGCGGGATTAAGGAGATTGTTTACCACCGCGGTTACCCGAAGGACAGCGAGAAGGTTGTGACGCTAATGGGGCACTTAGGCATTGCTTTTCGGTTGCTGGAAGGCTATGAACCGCCGCCGCAGGCGGGTATGTCGGTTATTTCTTGA
- a CDS encoding ComEA family DNA-binding protein, with translation MRQRAKEKQDGKGSDAKRTMMTVCLLLACGLLGAAIFMPKEQAPSGWTTLNEAVEAVLPQDVGSKPGASEGTRGAGEGSSIGKQADGEGQQMNAATNGSSGKQTSNGVEDGGDGGGKSAAGEIAGGTSSSRVESAEKMMPDGGSVEPGVAGEAGAGTSNGIGRHNSNENGNAAGNGSSDVGNGQSETAEVAATSSMNSGKLDINRATAEELDGLKGIGPAKAKAIVENREKNGRFTSVDDLRRVKGIGPKLLQGMKDSIVANP, from the coding sequence ATGAGGCAACGAGCGAAGGAGAAGCAAGATGGGAAAGGCTCAGACGCTAAGCGGACGATGATGACGGTTTGTTTGCTGCTCGCCTGTGGACTGCTTGGAGCTGCTATATTTATGCCGAAGGAGCAGGCTCCAAGCGGCTGGACGACGCTAAATGAGGCTGTGGAAGCGGTATTGCCGCAAGACGTAGGAAGTAAGCCCGGAGCTTCTGAGGGGACGCGCGGGGCTGGAGAAGGCAGCAGCATAGGGAAGCAGGCGGATGGAGAAGGACAGCAGATGAATGCAGCGACAAATGGCAGTAGTGGAAAACAGACCTCAAACGGCGTCGAAGATGGAGGAGACGGAGGTGGGAAGTCTGCTGCTGGAGAAATAGCAGGGGGAACGAGCTCATCTAGGGTAGAAAGTGCAGAGAAGATGATGCCAGATGGGGGAAGTGTCGAGCCTGGAGTAGCTGGCGAAGCTGGGGCGGGTACTAGCAATGGAATAGGGCGTCACAATAGCAATGAGAATGGAAATGCAGCAGGCAACGGAAGCAGCGATGTTGGGAATGGGCAAAGCGAGACGGCTGAAGTCGCGGCGACGTCGTCGATGAATTCAGGCAAGCTGGATATTAACCGAGCGACGGCTGAGGAGCTTGATGGTCTGAAAGGGATCGGACCAGCAAAAGCTAAAGCGATTGTTGAAAACCGGGAGAAAAATGGGCGCTTTACATCGGTCGATGACTTGCGGCGAGTGAAGGGAATCGGGCCTAAGCTGCTTCAGGGCATGAAAGACAGCATTGTCGCCAATCCTTAA
- the comER gene encoding late competence protein ComER — MKVGFIGTGTMGSLLIEALIASGALESDQISVSNRTFAKAQALADRYAGLQAEASNAHAAFGKDIVFLCIKPHEFKKVIDDISSVLRPEQLLVSITSPVLLSHLEEVVPCKVAKVIPSITNQVWSGASLCIYGSRIHSEDKERLESLLAFISEPLQIHESYTRVVSDLSSCGPAFISCLLEQFVDAAVEETGIDRKEALKVASAMLLGTGLLLTEGGLTPADVQARVAVPGGITAQALKLLRCETDEVFNRLIRTTHAKFHDDVAKVSISFYGEEVNGQ, encoded by the coding sequence ATGAAAGTTGGATTTATTGGAACGGGAACGATGGGCAGTCTGCTCATTGAAGCATTAATCGCTTCGGGAGCGCTGGAATCCGATCAAATTTCCGTCAGCAACCGCACCTTCGCCAAAGCGCAGGCACTTGCTGACCGCTATGCCGGACTTCAAGCAGAGGCGAGCAATGCACATGCCGCATTTGGCAAGGATATTGTGTTTCTTTGCATTAAGCCGCATGAATTTAAAAAGGTCATCGACGACATATCGTCTGTGTTAAGGCCTGAGCAGCTGCTAGTTTCGATTACAAGCCCGGTTCTGCTCTCGCACCTTGAGGAAGTAGTGCCCTGCAAAGTAGCCAAAGTCATTCCGAGCATTACCAATCAGGTATGGAGCGGCGCCTCCCTATGTATTTACGGTTCCCGCATCCACAGCGAGGACAAGGAACGGCTCGAATCGCTGCTCGCCTTTATCAGCGAGCCGCTGCAAATTCATGAATCCTATACGCGAGTCGTATCGGACCTGTCCAGCTGCGGACCAGCATTTATTTCCTGTCTGCTGGAGCAGTTCGTAGACGCAGCGGTTGAAGAGACGGGCATTGACCGTAAGGAAGCGCTTAAGGTGGCCAGCGCCATGCTGCTCGGAACAGGATTGCTGCTGACTGAAGGGGGCCTTACGCCTGCTGATGTGCAGGCGCGGGTAGCCGTCCCAGGAGGTATTACTGCACAAGCTCTGAAATTGCTTCGCTGTGAGACCGATGAGGTATTCAACCGGCTTATCCGCACGACTCATGCCAAGTTCCATGACGATGTTGCCAAAGTTTCGATATCTTTTTACGGCGAAGAGGTGAACGGTCAATAG
- the leuS gene encoding leucine--tRNA ligase: MSQDQQAQGYNPLIVEPKWQKYWDENKTFATREEAGKPKFYALDMFPYPSGSGLHVGHPEGYTATDIVSRYKRLRGFNVLHPMGWDAFGLPAEQHALDTGQHPREITFKNIDNFRRQIKSLGFSYDWDREFSTTDPDYYKWTQWIFIQLYKKGLAYVAEVPVNWCEALGTVLANEEVIDGLSERGNHPVVRKPMRQWVLKITEYAERLLEDLEELDWTESIKDMQRNWIGKSTGAEVTFAIEGHDANLVVFTTRPDTLFGATYCVLAPEHELVAQITTADQKAAIEAYQLTASRKSDLERTDLAKEKSGVFTGAYAINPVNGEKTPIWIADYVLAGYGTGAIMAVPGHDTRDWEFATQFGLPIVEVVQGGDISKEAYTGDGAHVNSDFLNGLNNEEAIAKMISFLEEKGSGHGKVTYRLRDWLFSRQRYWGEPIPILHLEDGTMKPVPEDQLPLLLPDVDAIKPSGTGESPLANVTEWVNTIDPETGMKARRETNTMPQWAGSCWYYLRFIDPKNDKEICSPEKQREWLPVDLYIGGAEHAVLHLLYARFWHKVLYDLGVVETKEPFHKLVNQGMILGTNNEKMSKSRGNVINPDEIVSEFGGDTLRLYEMFMGPLEATKPWNTNGVEGAFRFLSRVWRLFIGDDGSLSSKVSDAETTEAFKRTWHRTIKKVTDDFEHLRFNTAISQLMIFVNEAYKTDVLPREAMADFVKMLSPLAPHIAEELWEKLGGTGTITYESWPVWEEAWTVDQEVEIVVQVNGKIIERLSIAADTDEAEMERLAKELGKVQELIAGKTIRKVVAVKGKIVNIVAN, translated from the coding sequence ATGAGTCAAGATCAGCAAGCGCAAGGCTATAATCCACTGATTGTAGAGCCGAAATGGCAAAAATATTGGGATGAGAACAAAACGTTCGCTACGAGGGAGGAAGCGGGCAAACCGAAATTTTATGCGCTCGATATGTTCCCTTATCCATCCGGTTCAGGCCTGCACGTCGGTCACCCGGAAGGCTATACAGCAACAGATATCGTGTCGCGTTACAAGCGTCTGCGCGGCTTTAACGTCCTGCACCCGATGGGCTGGGATGCATTTGGCCTTCCTGCGGAGCAGCATGCACTGGATACAGGGCAGCATCCTCGTGAAATTACTTTCAAAAACATTGACAACTTCCGTCGTCAAATTAAATCGCTCGGTTTTTCCTACGATTGGGATCGCGAGTTTAGCACGACTGACCCGGATTATTATAAATGGACACAGTGGATTTTCATCCAGCTGTATAAAAAAGGTCTTGCTTATGTAGCTGAAGTCCCGGTCAACTGGTGCGAAGCGCTGGGAACGGTGCTTGCCAATGAGGAAGTAATCGACGGGTTAAGCGAACGCGGCAACCATCCGGTCGTACGCAAGCCAATGCGCCAATGGGTGCTTAAAATTACCGAATATGCAGAGCGTTTGCTGGAGGATCTGGAAGAGCTTGATTGGACGGAAAGCATCAAGGATATGCAGCGCAACTGGATCGGCAAGTCTACAGGCGCCGAAGTGACGTTTGCTATTGAGGGCCATGATGCGAACCTTGTCGTGTTCACGACGCGTCCGGATACTTTGTTCGGTGCTACTTATTGCGTGCTGGCGCCTGAGCATGAGCTGGTTGCCCAAATTACGACTGCGGATCAAAAGGCAGCTATTGAGGCTTATCAGCTGACAGCTTCCCGCAAGAGTGATTTGGAGCGTACAGATTTGGCAAAGGAAAAATCCGGCGTGTTCACGGGTGCTTATGCGATTAATCCGGTCAATGGCGAGAAAACGCCAATCTGGATTGCCGATTATGTTTTGGCTGGCTACGGCACAGGTGCGATTATGGCTGTTCCAGGCCATGATACGCGCGACTGGGAGTTTGCAACGCAGTTCGGACTGCCAATTGTGGAGGTTGTACAAGGCGGAGATATTTCCAAAGAGGCTTATACAGGTGATGGTGCGCATGTTAATTCCGATTTCCTGAATGGGCTGAACAATGAAGAGGCGATTGCAAAAATGATCAGCTTCCTCGAAGAAAAAGGCAGCGGTCATGGCAAAGTGACCTACCGTCTGCGCGATTGGTTGTTCAGCCGTCAGCGTTATTGGGGAGAGCCGATTCCGATTTTGCATCTGGAGGATGGCACAATGAAGCCTGTTCCAGAGGATCAGCTTCCGCTGCTGCTGCCTGATGTGGATGCGATTAAGCCTTCGGGCACAGGGGAATCGCCGCTTGCGAATGTGACAGAATGGGTCAATACGATTGATCCGGAAACGGGCATGAAAGCACGCCGCGAGACGAACACGATGCCGCAATGGGCGGGCAGCTGCTGGTACTACCTGCGCTTTATTGATCCGAAAAACGACAAGGAAATTTGTTCGCCGGAGAAGCAGCGCGAATGGCTGCCGGTTGACCTGTATATCGGCGGAGCAGAGCATGCTGTGCTTCACCTGCTGTATGCGCGCTTCTGGCATAAAGTGTTGTATGATCTCGGCGTAGTTGAGACGAAGGAGCCTTTCCATAAGCTCGTTAACCAAGGGATGATTTTGGGCACGAACAATGAAAAAATGTCCAAATCCCGCGGCAACGTCATTAACCCCGATGAAATCGTATCGGAATTCGGTGGAGACACGCTGCGCTTGTATGAAATGTTCATGGGGCCGCTGGAGGCAACGAAGCCTTGGAACACGAACGGCGTAGAAGGAGCCTTCCGTTTCCTAAGCCGCGTATGGCGCCTGTTCATCGGTGACGATGGCAGCTTGAGCTCGAAGGTTTCGGACGCTGAAACGACTGAAGCATTCAAGCGCACATGGCACCGTACGATCAAGAAAGTAACCGATGACTTCGAGCATCTGCGTTTTAACACGGCGATCAGCCAGCTGATGATTTTTGTCAATGAAGCTTATAAAACCGATGTGCTGCCGCGCGAAGCAATGGCTGATTTTGTGAAAATGCTGTCCCCGCTTGCGCCGCATATTGCGGAAGAGCTGTGGGAGAAGCTGGGCGGAACAGGGACGATTACTTACGAGTCATGGCCGGTATGGGAAGAGGCTTGGACGGTTGACCAAGAGGTTGAAATCGTCGTTCAAGTTAATGGCAAAATCATTGAGCGCCTGTCGATTGCGGCAGACACGGATGAAGCCGAAATGGAACGACTTGCGAAGGAGCTAGGTAAGGTGCAGGAGCTTATCGCAGGCAAAACGATCCGCAAGGTCGTAGCTGTAAAAGGTAAAATCGTCAATATCGTTGCCAATTAA